The Apium graveolens cultivar Ventura chromosome 6, ASM990537v1, whole genome shotgun sequence genome contains a region encoding:
- the LOC141665901 gene encoding uncharacterized protein LOC141665901, with translation MLFRSGSGNLAECLRISLVLEFAIFEMPPRRDPFHIDPAQLTEMIGQAVAQAVQQALANQGNQNGEGNQNGEGNQNGEGNQNGHENQNGNGNQNQNGQGHQLEPFVWLERFVKQKPDSFSAAPTPIDAENWIVHLEKIFDAMGCDEIQKVRLAVYKLEGDAQRWWRGVKATKGEQYTEALEWQRFKEVFYEQYFSNADREAYLREFHSIMQHQDESITDYMARFIRLAGFAGTVAGTAAQQANKFKWGLKSHLRESESAVSATEVA, from the exons atgttaTTTAGATCAGGGTCGGGGAATTTAGCGGAGTGTTTGCGGATCTCGTTAGTATTAGAGTTTGCGATATTTGAG atgcctCCTAGACGTGATCCCTTTCATATTGACCCCGCTCAGCTTACTGAGATGATAGGGCAAGCAGTGGCTCAGGCTGTACAGCAGGCTTTGGCaaaccaaggaaatcagaatggagagGGAAATCAGAATGGAGAAGGGAATCAAAATGGAGAGGGAAATCAAAATGGACACGAAAATCAGAATGGCAATGGTAATCAGAATCAGAATGGTCAGGGCCATCAGTTAGAGCCGTTTGTATGGTTGGAGAGGTTTGTGAAGCAGAAACCAGATTCTTTTAGTGCAGCACCGACTCCTATTGAtgctgaaaattggattgttcatCTCGAGAAGATTTTTGATGCAATGGGTTGTGATGAAATTCAGAAGGTCAGGTTAGCTGTGTATAAGTTGGAGGGGGATGCTCAGAGGTGGTGGAGAGGAGTGAAAGCTACTAAAGGGGAGCAGTATACAGAGGCTTTGGAATGGCAGAGATTCAAGGAAGTATTCTATGAGCAATACTTTTCTAATGCTGATAGGGAGGCTTATTTGAGGGAGTTTCATTCTATTATGCAGCACCAGGATGAGAGCATTACTGATTATATGGCGAGGTTTATAAGGCTGGCTGGATTTGCTGGGACAGTTGCAGGGACTGCTGCGCAGCAGGCTAATAAATTTAAATGGGGGTTGAAGTCTCATCTGAGGG aatcagaatcagcagTTTCAGCGACAGAAGTAGCCTAG